Proteins encoded together in one Synechococcus sp. BL107 window:
- the nuoH gene encoding NADH-quinone oxidoreductase subunit NuoH has protein sequence MSPGLDLELSFSQAMQGFGLSPEVARLLWLPLPMLLVLVAAVVGVLVSVWLERKISAAVQQRVGPEYAGALGVLQPLADGLKLLVKEDIIPARADSILFTLGPILVVVPVIVSWLIIPFGQNLLISNVGVGIFLWIAFSSVQPIGLLMSGYASNNKYSLLGGLRAAAQSISYEIPLALAVLAIVMMSNSLSTVDIVNQQTGAGILSWNIWRQPVGFLIFWICALAECERLPFDLPEAEEELVAGYQTEYAGMKFALFYLAGYINLVLSAVLVSVLYLGGWGFPIPVEWLADWLHQPIDAPVVQVITGSVGIMMTILKAYLLVFVAILLRWTTPRVRIDQLLDLGWKFLLPLALVNLLVTAALKLAFPVAFGG, from the coding sequence GTGAGCCCAGGACTGGACCTGGAACTGAGTTTTAGCCAAGCGATGCAGGGTTTTGGCCTCTCCCCAGAGGTCGCTCGGTTGCTCTGGTTGCCGCTGCCGATGCTGCTTGTCCTTGTGGCGGCGGTTGTTGGTGTGTTGGTGTCGGTGTGGCTGGAACGAAAAATTTCTGCTGCCGTACAGCAGCGTGTTGGTCCCGAATACGCCGGCGCCTTAGGCGTTCTTCAGCCTTTGGCCGATGGCCTGAAGTTGCTCGTCAAGGAAGACATCATTCCTGCGCGAGCTGACAGCATTTTGTTCACCCTTGGTCCGATCCTGGTGGTCGTGCCGGTGATCGTGTCTTGGCTGATTATTCCCTTTGGTCAGAACCTTTTAATCAGCAACGTTGGTGTTGGGATCTTTCTTTGGATCGCCTTTAGCAGCGTGCAGCCGATTGGTTTGTTGATGAGTGGATATGCCTCCAACAACAAGTATTCGCTCCTAGGGGGGCTTCGCGCTGCAGCGCAGTCGATCAGCTACGAAATTCCTCTGGCTTTGGCCGTGCTGGCCATCGTGATGATGAGTAACTCGCTTAGCACCGTCGACATCGTCAACCAGCAAACCGGCGCCGGCATCCTGAGCTGGAACATTTGGCGTCAACCGGTTGGGTTTCTGATTTTTTGGATTTGCGCTTTAGCCGAATGCGAACGTCTTCCCTTCGATCTACCGGAGGCTGAGGAAGAACTTGTGGCTGGCTACCAAACCGAATACGCCGGGATGAAGTTTGCCCTGTTTTACTTGGCGGGTTACATCAACTTGGTGCTCTCGGCCGTCTTGGTGTCGGTGCTTTATCTGGGGGGTTGGGGCTTCCCCATTCCTGTTGAGTGGCTGGCGGACTGGCTCCATCAACCCATTGATGCCCCTGTTGTTCAGGTGATCACAGGATCTGTCGGCATCATGATGACCATCCTGAAGGCTTACCTTCTGGTTTTCGTTGCGATCCTGCTGCGGTGGACCACGCCTCGGGTTCGGATCGACCAGCTGCTGGATCTGGGCTGGAAGTTTCTGCTTCCCCTAGCGCTTGTCAATCTGCTGGTTACGGCAGCTCTCAAGTTGGCATTCCCTGTGGCATTTGGCGGCTGA
- a CDS encoding citrate synthase: MAQQQGGDLRHARTGIELRPGLDGVPATKSAICDIDGEQGLLTYRGYPMEDLAVNSSFLETAYLLIWGELPTADQLQAFEHEVQMHRRVSFRVRDMMKCFPASGHPMDALQSSAASLGLFYSRRAIDDPGYIYKAVVRLIAKIPTMVAAFQLIRKGQDPIQPRDDLAYSANFLYMLTEREPDPRAARIFDRCLMLHAEHSLNASTFSARVTASTLTDPYAVIASAVGTLAGPLHGGANEDVLAMLEEVGSPAQAGPFLDEAIAAKRKIMGFGHREYKVKDPRAVILQSLVEEMFNDFGHDDLYDVARAIEQEAMARLGPKGIYPNVDFYSGLVYRKLGIPRDLFTPVFAIARVAGWLAHWREQLGANRIFRPSQIYSGAQPRGWTPMEKRAASPAD; the protein is encoded by the coding sequence TTGGCTCAGCAGCAAGGTGGCGACCTGCGCCATGCGCGGACTGGAATCGAATTGAGACCTGGTTTGGATGGTGTGCCCGCCACCAAGTCTGCGATTTGCGATATCGACGGTGAGCAGGGGCTTCTCACCTACCGCGGCTATCCGATGGAGGATCTGGCCGTTAACAGCAGTTTTTTAGAGACGGCGTACTTGCTCATTTGGGGTGAGTTGCCCACCGCTGATCAGCTTCAAGCCTTTGAGCATGAAGTTCAAATGCATCGCAGGGTGAGCTTCCGGGTGCGGGACATGATGAAGTGCTTCCCAGCCAGTGGTCATCCGATGGATGCCCTGCAGTCCAGTGCTGCATCCCTGGGGTTGTTTTATTCCAGGAGGGCCATTGATGACCCTGGCTACATCTATAAAGCCGTTGTTCGATTAATCGCCAAAATCCCCACGATGGTTGCGGCGTTTCAGTTGATTCGGAAGGGTCAGGATCCGATCCAGCCTCGAGATGATTTGGCCTATTCAGCCAATTTCTTATACATGCTCACTGAGCGGGAGCCTGATCCCCGTGCGGCACGGATTTTTGATCGCTGCTTGATGCTCCATGCGGAGCACAGCTTGAATGCCAGTACCTTCAGTGCCCGGGTTACGGCTAGTACCCTCACCGACCCTTATGCGGTGATTGCATCTGCCGTTGGCACCTTGGCGGGCCCATTGCACGGTGGAGCAAATGAGGATGTGTTGGCCATGCTCGAGGAGGTGGGATCCCCCGCGCAGGCGGGTCCTTTCCTTGATGAGGCGATTGCTGCCAAGCGCAAGATCATGGGATTTGGTCATCGCGAATACAAGGTGAAAGACCCCCGGGCGGTCATCCTTCAATCGCTTGTGGAGGAAATGTTTAACGACTTCGGCCACGACGACTTGTATGACGTTGCGCGGGCGATTGAACAGGAAGCGATGGCTCGCCTCGGGCCGAAGGGCATTTATCCGAATGTGGATTTCTATTCCGGGTTGGTGTATCGAAAACTCGGTATTCCGCGCGATCTATTCACGCCTGTGTTTGCGATCGCTCGCGTGGCTGGTTGGCTTGCCCATTGGCGAGAACAACTGGGAGCGAACCGAATCTTTCGCCCATCTCAGATTTATTCGGGAGCCCAACCGCGTGGTTGGACCCCGATGGAGAAGCGAGCTGCGTCTCCGGCCGATTAA
- the murJ gene encoding murein biosynthesis integral membrane protein MurJ — MARSLKGIALVVTLGTLLSKAGGLVRQLVIAAAFGVGAAYDAYNYAYVLPGFLLILLGGINGPFHSAMVSVLSRRPREEGAHILAALNTTVSALLLVVTVLLVLAADPLITLVGPGLSPQLHEIAVVQLQVMAPMAFLAGLIGLGFGSLNAADEFWIPAISPLMSSLALMLGVGLLWWQLGGQIGAPSFAMLGGLVLAAATLVGALAQWLIQLPALMRQGLARFKLVWDWNHPGVREVWRVMGPATLSSGMLQINVFTDLFFASGIVGAAAGLGYANLLVQTPLGLISNALLVPLLPTFARLTAPEDQPQLLARIRQGLMLSTASMVPIGALFIALGTPIVALVYERGAFDSSAAQLVAALLMAYGLGMPAYLGRDVLVRVFYALGDGTTPFRLSLAGIGLNVIFDWVLVGGPTPWGNQSPFNFGASGLVLATVAINVLTCLMLLLVLKRRMPAMTLIPWGMDITRLLLAGVLTGCIVWGMSLGVDWPLGWFGLLARVGIPSLLGLAFFGLMGSAFGVAEVQEIGTMVLRRMRLR, encoded by the coding sequence ATGGCGCGTTCACTGAAGGGCATTGCATTGGTGGTCACCCTTGGCACCCTGCTCAGCAAGGCGGGAGGGTTGGTCCGACAGCTTGTGATTGCAGCCGCTTTTGGTGTGGGTGCTGCTTATGACGCCTACAACTACGCCTACGTCTTGCCGGGCTTTTTATTGATCCTCCTCGGGGGCATCAATGGGCCGTTTCATAGCGCCATGGTGAGTGTTCTCAGTCGGCGACCACGGGAGGAGGGTGCGCACATTCTTGCTGCTCTGAACACCACGGTTAGCGCGCTTCTTCTTGTGGTCACTGTTTTGTTGGTGCTCGCAGCTGATCCCTTGATCACGTTGGTCGGCCCCGGCCTGAGTCCGCAATTGCATGAGATTGCGGTTGTGCAGTTGCAAGTCATGGCACCGATGGCGTTCTTGGCCGGGCTGATTGGTCTGGGTTTTGGTTCGCTCAATGCCGCCGATGAGTTTTGGATCCCAGCGATTTCACCGCTGATGTCGAGCCTTGCGCTGATGCTTGGTGTTGGCCTCCTTTGGTGGCAACTCGGAGGACAGATCGGTGCACCGTCCTTCGCCATGCTTGGTGGCCTTGTCTTGGCGGCTGCAACGCTGGTTGGAGCCCTCGCGCAGTGGCTCATCCAGCTGCCGGCGTTGATGCGGCAAGGATTGGCTCGTTTCAAGTTGGTGTGGGACTGGAACCATCCTGGCGTTCGTGAGGTTTGGCGGGTGATGGGGCCTGCAACGTTGTCGTCCGGGATGTTGCAAATCAATGTGTTCACCGATCTTTTCTTTGCCTCAGGCATCGTTGGTGCGGCAGCGGGTCTTGGTTACGCGAACCTGTTGGTGCAGACACCGCTCGGCCTGATCTCTAACGCGTTGTTGGTGCCCTTGCTGCCTACATTTGCGCGCTTGACTGCTCCCGAGGATCAGCCCCAGTTGCTGGCCCGCATTCGCCAGGGGTTGATGCTCTCGACCGCTTCCATGGTTCCGATCGGAGCTTTATTCATCGCACTGGGCACTCCAATCGTGGCCCTGGTGTACGAACGCGGCGCGTTTGATTCCTCTGCTGCACAGTTGGTGGCGGCATTACTGATGGCTTACGGGCTGGGGATGCCCGCCTATCTCGGACGTGATGTGTTGGTCAGGGTGTTCTATGCCCTAGGAGATGGCACAACACCATTCCGTCTGTCTCTGGCGGGAATCGGCCTCAATGTGATCTTTGATTGGGTGTTGGTGGGTGGTCCTACCCCATGGGGGAATCAGTCGCCCTTTAATTTCGGTGCATCAGGCCTGGTGTTGGCCACCGTTGCCATCAACGTTCTGACCTGCTTGATGTTGTTGCTGGTGCTCAAACGCCGCATGCCCGCGATGACGCTGATCCCCTGGGGGATGGATATAACGCGATTGCTTCTAGCGGGTGTTCTGACCGGCTGCATCGTTTGGGGGATGTCCCTTGGGGTGGACTGGCCCTTGGGTTGGTTTGGTTTGTTAGCCCGCGTCGGAATACCAAGCCTGTTGGGTTTGGCCTTCTTTGGCCTCATGGGTTCGGCGTTCGGGGTCGCGGAGGTGCAGGAGATCGGAACGATGGTGCTTCGACGCATGCGATTGCGTTGA
- the sfsA gene encoding DNA/RNA nuclease SfsA has product MTGLPPLGMPLLEFETLQEGVLIKRYKRFLADIELSNGELVTAHCANTGPMTGVLIPGQRVRLRHAPSPKRKLAWTWEQAEVPGADGQPCWAGINTALPNRLIRATVEAGCLSEQLGAIGNIRAEVPYGTNRRSRIDLLLTPAENNPDQRLIYLEVKNTTWTDGTTALFPDTVTERGQKHLVELMGVIPNARAVLVPCLSRPDVMDFAPGDEADPRYGSLFRDALVAGVEVLPCCFRYQSNEISWQGIRPVKKFQNL; this is encoded by the coding sequence ATGACCGGCCTTCCCCCCTTGGGCATGCCCTTGCTGGAGTTCGAAACGCTGCAAGAGGGTGTTCTTATCAAGCGATACAAACGGTTTCTGGCAGACATTGAACTCAGCAATGGAGAGCTCGTAACCGCCCACTGCGCGAACACAGGCCCGATGACGGGCGTTCTTATCCCAGGGCAACGGGTACGCCTAAGGCATGCGCCATCACCCAAGCGCAAGCTGGCCTGGACCTGGGAGCAAGCGGAGGTTCCTGGCGCTGATGGTCAGCCGTGCTGGGCCGGTATCAACACAGCCCTCCCGAATCGATTGATCCGAGCCACGGTCGAAGCCGGATGCCTATCCGAGCAGTTGGGAGCCATCGGCAACATCCGTGCTGAGGTGCCCTATGGGACCAACCGTCGAAGCCGGATTGATTTGTTGCTGACTCCAGCTGAGAACAATCCCGATCAGCGCCTGATCTACCTCGAAGTGAAAAACACAACCTGGACCGACGGAACCACGGCCCTGTTTCCAGACACCGTGACGGAGCGCGGCCAAAAACATTTGGTGGAATTGATGGGTGTGATTCCAAACGCAAGAGCCGTTTTGGTTCCTTGTTTAAGTCGTCCTGATGTGATGGATTTCGCACCAGGCGACGAGGCAGACCCGCGCTATGGCTCGCTATTTCGCGATGCATTAGTCGCAGGCGTTGAAGTTCTTCCCTGCTGTTTTCGTTACCAATCCAACGAAATCAGCTGGCAAGGAATCCGTCCGGTCAAGAAATTTCAGAATCTGTAG
- a CDS encoding ammonium transporter, which translates to MTTAYQSPPLRKRKTLQEASLLNGPMLLLNSIRGFSSNRAAIWLACAPLALLGLGIFTLSAKAEELPELSAAFLANNLWLLVATILVIFMNAGFAMVEAGMCRQKNAVNILAKNLFVFALAVTAYWFVGYSFMYGDAAIDGWLYFAGFFFDPAVTAETISEAGLVPTVDFLFQAAFAGTAATIVSGLVAERIKFGEFVIFALVLTAFIYPVAGSWEWNGGWLNSIGNKEFIDFAGSSIVHSVGAWAGLVGAMLLGPRIGKYVGGKAQAIPGHNMSIATLGCLILWIGWYGFNPGSQLAMDQWVPYVAVTTTLGAAGGAIGATVISTITSKKPDLTMIINGILAGLVSVTAGCGNLTLAGSWVAGLVGGIIVVFAVSALDNAGIDDPVGAFSVHGVCGVWGTVVIGLWGFDVQGDGSPLGLLVGGGIEQLGIQALGAGAYAIWTVVTCFIAWKIIGALFGGIRVTEQEETEGLDIGEHGMEAYAGFSTTN; encoded by the coding sequence ATGACAACTGCCTATCAATCGCCACCGTTGCGAAAGCGTAAAACGCTTCAAGAAGCAAGTCTTTTGAACGGTCCCATGCTGCTGCTTAACAGCATCAGGGGATTCAGCTCCAACCGCGCCGCCATCTGGCTCGCTTGCGCACCGCTGGCATTGCTTGGCCTCGGCATCTTTACCTTGTCGGCCAAGGCTGAAGAGCTTCCTGAACTATCAGCAGCTTTTCTCGCTAACAATCTTTGGCTGTTGGTCGCCACAATCCTGGTGATCTTCATGAATGCCGGCTTCGCCATGGTCGAAGCCGGCATGTGTCGTCAGAAAAACGCCGTCAATATCCTCGCCAAAAACCTGTTCGTATTTGCCCTCGCGGTGACCGCCTATTGGTTTGTGGGCTACTCCTTCATGTATGGCGATGCTGCGATCGACGGCTGGCTGTACTTCGCAGGATTCTTCTTCGATCCAGCCGTTACCGCTGAAACCATCAGTGAAGCTGGCCTTGTGCCAACGGTTGATTTCCTCTTTCAAGCCGCGTTTGCTGGCACAGCTGCCACCATCGTTTCCGGCCTGGTAGCCGAGCGAATCAAGTTCGGCGAGTTTGTGATCTTTGCCCTCGTGCTCACCGCCTTCATTTATCCAGTTGCCGGCAGCTGGGAATGGAACGGTGGTTGGCTCAACAGCATCGGCAACAAGGAATTCATCGATTTCGCCGGTTCCTCAATCGTGCACTCCGTGGGTGCCTGGGCTGGTTTGGTAGGCGCCATGTTGCTTGGTCCCCGCATCGGTAAATACGTCGGCGGAAAAGCGCAAGCCATTCCCGGCCACAACATGTCGATTGCGACACTTGGTTGCCTGATCCTTTGGATTGGTTGGTATGGCTTCAATCCTGGATCCCAACTCGCGATGGACCAGTGGGTGCCTTACGTCGCTGTTACCACCACCCTGGGTGCAGCTGGTGGTGCCATTGGCGCCACGGTGATCTCCACGATCACCTCTAAAAAGCCTGATCTCACCATGATCATCAATGGCATCTTGGCCGGTCTCGTCAGCGTGACCGCCGGTTGCGGCAACCTCACACTGGCGGGCTCATGGGTGGCTGGATTGGTGGGCGGCATCATCGTGGTGTTCGCCGTTTCGGCCCTCGACAACGCTGGAATTGACGATCCTGTCGGCGCCTTCTCCGTCCACGGCGTGTGTGGCGTGTGGGGCACTGTGGTGATCGGCCTTTGGGGCTTTGATGTTCAGGGCGACGGTTCCCCTCTCGGCCTTCTCGTTGGTGGTGGCATTGAGCAGCTCGGCATCCAGGCCTTGGGCGCTGGTGCTTACGCCATCTGGACCGTGGTTACCTGCTTCATTGCTTGGAAGATCATCGGCGCCCTCTTCGGCGGCATTCGTGTCACCGAACAGGAAGAAACCGAAGGCCTCGACATCGGCGAACACGGAATGGAGGCCTACGCAGGTTTCTCCACCACGAATTAA
- a CDS encoding 4-hydroxy-3-methylbut-2-enyl diphosphate reductase: MDTHAFKRSLHHSERYNRRGFGRAEEVAENLEQAYQSGLIGTIRDNGYKLTHGRLNVHLAEAFGFCWGVERAVAMAYETRRHYPSERLWITNEIIHNPSVNDHLREMDVLFIPVEKGVKDFSGVTSGDVVILPAFGATVQEMQLLNERGCHIVDTTCPWVSKVWNTVEKHKKHTFTSVIHGKVKHEETLATSSFAGTYLVVLDLEEAQIVVDYILGKGDREAFMQRFAKACSEGFDPDRDLERLGVANQTTMLKSETEEIGRMFERTMLSKYGPTDLNEHFLAYNTICDATQERQDAMFSLVDEPLDLLVVIGGFNSSNTTHLQEIAVSRGIRSFHIDTPDRIDETINSIEHKPLSEDLKRDQVFLPAGPVTVGITSGASTPDRAVEAVIEKLMRLSEN, encoded by the coding sequence ATGGACACCCACGCCTTCAAGCGCTCCCTCCACCACTCAGAGCGATACAACCGGCGCGGGTTCGGGCGAGCCGAAGAAGTAGCCGAAAACCTTGAGCAGGCCTATCAAAGCGGACTCATCGGCACGATTCGCGATAACGGCTACAAGCTCACCCATGGACGCCTCAATGTTCACTTGGCCGAAGCATTTGGCTTCTGCTGGGGCGTCGAACGGGCCGTCGCGATGGCCTACGAGACGCGGCGCCATTACCCAAGCGAGCGGTTGTGGATCACCAACGAAATCATCCACAACCCCTCCGTCAACGATCATCTGCGCGAGATGGACGTTTTGTTTATTCCGGTTGAGAAGGGGGTGAAAGATTTTTCAGGAGTCACGTCCGGCGACGTTGTGATTCTTCCCGCCTTCGGGGCCACCGTTCAGGAAATGCAACTGCTCAATGAACGGGGTTGCCACATCGTGGACACCACTTGTCCATGGGTCTCCAAAGTGTGGAACACCGTGGAGAAGCACAAGAAGCACACCTTCACCTCCGTCATCCACGGCAAGGTGAAGCACGAAGAGACCCTGGCGACCAGCTCATTTGCCGGAACCTACCTCGTGGTTCTGGATCTCGAAGAAGCCCAGATCGTTGTTGATTACATCCTCGGCAAAGGAGATCGCGAAGCATTCATGCAGCGTTTCGCCAAAGCATGTTCAGAAGGATTTGATCCAGACCGTGACCTGGAGCGACTCGGTGTCGCTAACCAAACCACCATGTTGAAGAGTGAAACCGAAGAGATCGGCCGCATGTTCGAGCGCACCATGCTCAGCAAGTACGGCCCCACTGATCTAAACGAGCATTTCTTGGCGTACAACACCATTTGTGATGCCACACAAGAGCGGCAAGACGCCATGTTCTCCCTCGTTGACGAGCCCTTAGACCTGTTAGTGGTGATCGGGGGCTTCAATTCGTCTAACACCACCCATCTGCAGGAAATCGCCGTCAGTCGTGGCATCCGATCGTTCCATATCGATACGCCTGACAGGATCGACGAAACAATCAACTCCATTGAACACAAACCTCTGTCCGAGGATTTGAAACGCGATCAAGTCTTTCTGCCAGCTGGGCCTGTGACCGTAGGAATTACGTCTGGAGCATCTACTCCAGATCGAGCGGTGGAAGCCGTCATCGAAAAGTTGATGCGCCTCAGCGAAAACTGA
- a CDS encoding DUF1997 domain-containing protein — MLLLSRTDTVNLRHENDPQVRCYRSEFSDQMEMMSASDQVEEYLDRHQGWFERCAAPMRVHPIDAQSYDLTLGKFGNFGFEVEPTIALRLLPQHKGIYRIETIPSTPKAQDLREHYDVDFQASMHLIPLEESGDEPNPKGQVGTSVQWDLDLSVWIRLPKVITMLPDNLVQSSGDHLLKQIVRQISRRLTWKVQEDFHASHDLSCPPRRRAAF; from the coding sequence TTGTTGCTCTTGTCGCGCACCGACACCGTCAATTTGCGTCATGAAAATGACCCCCAGGTGCGCTGCTACCGGAGCGAGTTCTCCGATCAGATGGAGATGATGTCGGCAAGCGACCAAGTCGAGGAGTACTTAGATCGCCACCAGGGCTGGTTCGAACGCTGTGCCGCTCCGATGCGAGTGCATCCGATCGACGCCCAGTCCTACGACCTCACCCTCGGAAAATTTGGGAACTTCGGGTTCGAAGTTGAGCCCACCATTGCCCTACGACTCCTGCCCCAACACAAGGGCATCTATCGAATCGAAACCATCCCATCGACCCCCAAAGCGCAAGACCTAAGAGAGCACTACGACGTTGACTTTCAAGCCAGCATGCACCTCATACCCCTGGAGGAGAGTGGTGATGAACCCAATCCCAAGGGGCAAGTCGGTACGTCGGTTCAATGGGATCTTGATTTGTCCGTTTGGATACGTCTGCCAAAAGTGATCACCATGCTTCCGGACAATCTTGTGCAATCCAGCGGTGACCACCTGCTCAAGCAGATCGTGCGTCAGATCTCGCGGCGACTGACCTGGAAAGTGCAAGAAGACTTCCACGCTTCCCATGACTTGAGCTGCCCGCCTCGACGACGAGCAGCGTTCTAA
- a CDS encoding DUF4079 domain-containing protein, which yields MLATLPFTLNFAHPLMEWSLLATGGWALYLGIKVKRTRTGTPEQRKLLVPKKFAQRHYLWGSILLALMTLATLGGMAVTYLNNDKLFVGPHLLVGLAMTGMLAVAASLSPLMQRGNVIARKVHVGLNMGMLTLFLWQAFSGMEIVNKIWTSR from the coding sequence ATGCTGGCCACCCTCCCATTCACGTTGAATTTCGCCCACCCATTGATGGAGTGGAGTTTGTTGGCAACCGGTGGTTGGGCGCTCTATCTCGGCATCAAGGTCAAGAGAACTCGAACCGGGACTCCCGAGCAGCGCAAGCTTCTTGTGCCCAAGAAATTCGCTCAGCGCCATTACCTCTGGGGAAGCATCCTTTTGGCGTTGATGACGCTCGCAACCCTGGGTGGAATGGCGGTGACTTACCTCAACAACGACAAGTTGTTTGTTGGCCCTCACCTCCTGGTGGGCTTAGCGATGACAGGAATGCTGGCAGTCGCGGCCTCGCTTTCCCCACTGATGCAGCGGGGAAATGTGATTGCTCGCAAGGTCCACGTTGGCCTGAACATGGGAATGCTCACCCTGTTTCTTTGGCAGGCCTTCAGTGGTATGGAGATCGTCAACAAGATTTGGACGAGCCGTTAA
- the purH gene encoding bifunctional phosphoribosylaminoimidazolecarboxamide formyltransferase/IMP cyclohydrolase encodes MAPVALLSVSDKSGLLPLAEALHRIHGYQLLSSGGTAKVLEQAGLPVTRVSEYTGAPEILGGRVKTLHPRVHGGILAKRGDAAHQEDLEQQKIKLIDVVVVNLYPFRETVAKADVTWDQAIENIDIGGPTMVRSAAKNHADVAVLTSPDQYDRLLEAMAQAGGEVPAALRRQLALEAFQHTAAYDTAISRWMAQAVAAEASPWLEAVPLRQALRYGENPHQKARWFSHAEQGWGGAIQLQGKELSTNNLLDLEAALAMVREFGYGSDGAEPAVQPAAVVVKHTNPCGVAIGSDVSTALTRALDADRVSAFGGIVAINGLVSAAAAGELKSLFLECVVAPSFSPEAREILSAKANLRLLELQPAAIDAAGPDHVRSILGGLLVQDLDDQAITPSEWTVASQRPPSSQEQLDLEFAWRLVRHVRSNAIVVASKGQSLGIGAGQMNRVGSARLALDAAGDQATGAVLASDGFFPFDDTVRLAASHGITAVIHPGGSLRDADSIKACDELGLAMLLTGRRHFLH; translated from the coding sequence ATGGCTCCTGTCGCTCTGCTGAGTGTGTCCGACAAATCTGGGCTTTTGCCGTTGGCCGAGGCTCTGCATCGAATCCATGGCTATCAATTGCTCTCCAGTGGTGGCACCGCCAAGGTGCTTGAGCAGGCTGGTCTTCCGGTTACCCGTGTTTCCGAGTACACCGGGGCCCCTGAGATTTTGGGTGGCCGCGTCAAAACACTGCATCCCCGTGTTCACGGTGGAATTTTGGCCAAGCGTGGTGATGCGGCCCATCAAGAAGATCTTGAACAACAAAAGATCAAGTTGATTGATGTGGTGGTCGTGAATCTGTATCCCTTCCGGGAAACAGTGGCCAAGGCTGATGTCACCTGGGATCAAGCGATCGAGAACATTGATATTGGTGGGCCCACCATGGTGCGTTCTGCCGCAAAAAATCATGCAGACGTTGCTGTTCTGACCAGCCCAGATCAGTACGACCGTTTGCTTGAAGCGATGGCTCAGGCCGGTGGTGAAGTGCCGGCTGCATTACGCCGTCAACTTGCCCTTGAAGCCTTCCAGCACACCGCGGCTTACGACACCGCTATCAGCCGCTGGATGGCTCAGGCGGTGGCCGCGGAAGCATCACCTTGGCTTGAGGCAGTCCCTTTGCGTCAAGCCCTCCGCTATGGCGAGAACCCTCATCAGAAAGCTCGTTGGTTCAGCCATGCCGAGCAGGGTTGGGGCGGTGCGATTCAGCTGCAAGGTAAGGAACTGAGCACGAACAATCTGTTGGATCTCGAAGCTGCTCTCGCCATGGTGCGGGAGTTCGGCTACGGCTCTGATGGAGCTGAGCCGGCTGTTCAGCCAGCCGCGGTGGTGGTGAAACACACCAACCCCTGCGGTGTTGCCATCGGTTCGGATGTGTCGACCGCACTCACAAGGGCCTTGGATGCTGATCGCGTCAGTGCCTTTGGGGGAATTGTCGCCATCAATGGCCTGGTGAGCGCTGCAGCGGCAGGGGAATTGAAAAGCTTGTTTTTGGAATGCGTCGTGGCGCCAAGCTTTTCTCCAGAAGCCAGAGAGATTCTTTCCGCCAAAGCGAATTTGCGTTTGTTAGAGCTCCAGCCTGCAGCGATCGATGCGGCGGGCCCAGACCACGTCCGCAGCATTCTCGGTGGATTACTGGTTCAAGACCTCGACGATCAAGCGATTACACCAAGCGAGTGGACCGTGGCGAGTCAGCGGCCTCCCTCTTCCCAAGAGCAGCTGGATTTGGAGTTTGCTTGGCGACTGGTGCGTCATGTGCGGTCTAACGCCATCGTGGTCGCCTCCAAGGGACAGAGCTTGGGTATAGGGGCTGGTCAAATGAACCGGGTTGGTTCGGCGCGCCTCGCGCTTGATGCGGCTGGGGATCAAGCCACAGGGGCAGTGCTGGCCAGTGATGGATTCTTCCCGTTTGACGACACCGTTCGTTTGGCAGCCAGCCATGGAATCACGGCTGTGATTCATCCAGGTGGCAGCTTGCGCGACGCGGATTCGATCAAGGCCTGTGACGAACTTGGGCTCGCAATGCTCTTAACAGGCCGTCGACACTTCCTCCACTGA
- a CDS encoding alpha/beta hydrolase: protein MPQRLVLLHGWGAAAADLQPLGEQLAAQHPEPLDIVCLEAPEPHPSPGGRQWYGLFPSDWDAVPTAVQQLTSRLLDVARDGIPLERTVLFGFSQGGAMALSCGCRLPLAGVITCSGYPHPDWQPPLDHPPVLAMHGSEDEIVPPGALEMIKGRLHPERCQGLLFKNGHTIPLEVMQPLRDTLQTMLKSP, encoded by the coding sequence ATGCCTCAACGCCTTGTGCTGCTGCATGGATGGGGCGCAGCAGCCGCTGACCTACAACCCTTAGGCGAGCAGTTAGCAGCCCAACACCCAGAACCACTGGACATTGTTTGCCTCGAAGCACCAGAACCACACCCGTCACCAGGCGGGCGTCAGTGGTATGGACTCTTTCCATCGGACTGGGATGCAGTCCCCACCGCTGTTCAACAGCTCACATCACGCTTACTCGACGTCGCGAGGGATGGCATTCCGCTCGAGCGCACCGTTTTATTTGGCTTTTCGCAAGGTGGAGCGATGGCCCTCAGCTGCGGCTGCAGGCTTCCCCTCGCTGGCGTGATCACTTGCAGCGGCTACCCCCATCCCGATTGGCAGCCACCCCTTGATCATCCCCCCGTTCTCGCCATGCACGGCAGTGAAGATGAGATCGTGCCGCCCGGTGCACTCGAGATGATCAAGGGGCGTCTTCATCCTGAGCGCTGCCAAGGCCTCCTATTCAAAAACGGCCACACCATCCCATTGGAGGTGATGCAGCCGTTAAGAGACACACTTCAAACGATGTTGAAGTCGCCTTAA